A window of candidate division WOR-3 bacterium genomic DNA:
AAGCGACGGAAGTGCCGCTAGCCGTTGAATGCCGGCAGGAGTTTCTGGATGTCGCGGATGGCTTCCTGTTCCCATGCCTTTGCCTCTAGGACGACGCGAACCTTCTCGCCCGGTTCCATCTCCTTGTTGCTGACCGCCTCAAGCCGGGTTGCGATTCCCTTGTACGTGGAACCAAGCTTGCGGGCCTGTGGCGAGACTCGGGCATACTTGTCGGCAATCTCGTCGAACCAGGCAGCGGCCATGGCCCGGCACTCGGACCAGACCATGGCATTCCACCAACTTCCGTGGCTGGCTCCATGCCCTGCTTCTACGGCCTTGACCCAGTTGTCATAGGCGGCCAGTCCGGTTGAGTACAGCTCTGGGCTGTGGTTTCTGGGATTCTCGAAGAGGTCCAAAGCGTAGCGCAGGCTGTCGCGGACGACCTTGGATTCGTCCGCGGCCGGTGCTTTCTTGAACGCCCAGAACGTGGCGTGGACTTCTTTGCCGAATTCCTTCCAGGAACCGTATGTCAGGCTCGGCGGCGTCGTGTCGACGCACGCGGACCAAGGCTGCAGTGCGAGCATCCGGTTGTCGTCATAGCCGTAGACCAGCTGGTTATCCATGTTGCCCATCCCGCACGGCTGTCCCTGGTCAATGTGCTCTCGCACTTTCCGCTCTATGGCCGCGCGCTCTTCAGGCGTGCTGCCACTGTGGCAGAACCCGAGTTCGATCATCTCCAGCCCCAGGTTGCGCACAAGCGGATAGAACTCGTCGTACTTCCAGCAGTACGGCCCGCTCGGGCAGAGCTGTTCGTGGATGTTCATCAGGAAGGCGTGTCCGGAGCCGCCGAAGGTCGCGGCGGCGCTCAGGTCGCCGCCGCAGTAGTCGAGCGCGCCTTTGACGACTCCTACCAGGCAGGCATTGAACGGCGGCTGGCGGAGACGCTCGAGTTTCTTCATTCTACTCTCCTCGACTGATGTTCAAGCTATGTTGAAGGACACCATTCTGATATCGGTCATTTCCTCGATGGCGAAGCGCGGGCCTTCGCGGCCGATGCCGGAGTCCTTGACGCCACCGTAGGGCATCTGGTCGGCGCGGACTGTCGCCGAGTCATTGATGAGGACATTGCCGACCTCGAGCTGCTCGGCGGCGCGAAGCGCCCGGCCGATGTCGCGGGTGAAGACACCGCAGGCGAGGCCGTAGTCGTACTCACCCAGCGCCGACCCCTGGTTGAATGAGGCTATCGCCTCGTCGTAGTCGCGGAAGGTGTGGATGGTGACGATAGGGGCGAAGCTTTCCTCGCACACGACGGGCAGTTCCGGCCCGGCACCCAGCAGGATGGTAGGGAACATTATGGTTCCTTCGGCTGAGCCGCCGCACAGGACTTCCGCGCCCGCGGCCCGGGCTTCTTCGACCAGCGATAGACCGCGGCTGAGCGCGGTCCGGTCTATCATCGGCCCGATGTCGGTTTCGGGCAGAGCCGGGTTGCCGCAGACGAGTTTCTCGACGGCGTCTACGAACCGGGCTGTGAACTGCTCGGCCACTGACTCGTGCACGTAGAGCCGCTGGGTGTGGATGCAGACCTGGCCGGAGAAGGAGAAGCCGCCTACCAGGCAGCGGCCAAGTGCTTTGTCGATGTCCGCAGTCTCATCAATGATGGCGCCGGAATTGGAGCCGAGTTCGAGGGTCACGCGCTTCAGGCCGGAGTCGCGCTTGATCGCTTCCCCGACCGCCGGGCTACCGGTGAAAGTGACCATCCGGATGCGGGAGTCGCGGACCAGAGCCGCGCCGACCGTGCCGCCCTCGCCGACGATGATGCTGAGCGCCCTGGGGGGCAGACCGGCGTCGAGTAGCGTCCTTCCCAGCAGCAGCGCGGTCAGCGGAGTCTTGGTCGCGGGCTTGAGGACCAAGGAATTGCCCGCGGCCAGTGCGGGCGCGACCTTGTGGAGCACCAGGTTGAGCGGGAAGTTGAAGGGCGTGATGGCGGCGATAGCGCCGAGCGGCACGCGGATGAAGAAGCCGCGGCGGTGCTCCGAGCCGCGCGCTGCGTCCATCGGCACAGTTTCGCCGTGGATGCGGAGTGCCTCGCCTGCGGCAAAGCGAAGGGTTTCGACGCCACGTGAG
This region includes:
- a CDS encoding aldehyde dehydrogenase family protein; translated protein: MEQPKLLIAGEWVATERALPVINPYDESVICEIPVATESVTDAAIAAAATGAADMRRLPAHSRSAILAKAAALLEQRGDEFTESIIAEAGKPRKYASVEVSRGVETLRFAAGEALRIHGETVPMDAARGSEHRRGFFIRVPLGAIAAITPFNFPLNLVLHKVAPALAAGNSLVLKPATKTPLTALLLGRTLLDAGLPPRALSIIVGEGGTVGAALVRDSRIRMVTFTGSPAVGEAIKRDSGLKRVTLELGSNSGAIIDETADIDKALGRCLVGGFSFSGQVCIHTQRLYVHESVAEQFTARFVDAVEKLVCGNPALPETDIGPMIDRTALSRGLSLVEEARAAGAEVLCGGSAEGTIMFPTILLGAGPELPVVCEESFAPIVTIHTFRDYDEAIASFNQGSALGEYDYGLACGVFTRDIGRALRAAEQLEVGNVLINDSATVRADQMPYGGVKDSGIGREGPRFAIEEMTDIRMVSFNIA